CCTGGCAGTAGAGCTTCTTAGGGCTTGTGTTAATCTTAGTCCTTCCGTGGTGCAGGAGTCTAAAATGATGATTCCTCAGGTGTTCCTACTTGTGTTGCTTTCCATAACTCTTCCAGACCGATACTAATCAAGGAAACCCCATTTTAGTCTGGCTGTAGCTCTTTCCTTATGTCTCTACCTCTgtaccttcttcttcctctccttcctcccttatttttccagcagctgctcctgttttagatttttttttcccatcccatATTTTTCTTGAAGGGAGATCAGTAATCTTGAGAAGAAACTTTTCTGAACCACAGAAAACATTCCTGGATTTTACGTGACTTCAACTCCTCTTCTTAAATTGTCCTAAAACTTAGCTCTGTGATTTAGGTGAACATCTGTATGTTCTGTAACCTCCCCCAGAATCTGAAGTCGTTTTGCCACTCTTGTTATGTTCTGTGACATGTAATGGTTGAACAGTCATGCACGTTGTGTGGCTCAGATCCAGAGGGGTTTTTATTTCTGGTGTTGAAAGTGACTTTCTCTTGCTTCCAGAAACCAGATGCCCTGACCACAGGTGCTGGGAACCCCATTGGGGATAAGCTGAATATCCTGACAGTGGGACCACGTGGACCTCTTCTTGTGCAAGATGTTGTTTTCACTGATGAGATGGCTCACTTTGACAGAGAGAGGATTCCTGAGAGAGTTGTGCATGCAAAAGGGGCAGGTATGTTCAAAATCACATATTTTCTCCGTGTAGAATTAAAGAGCTTTTCAGTTAACGTGTAGATTGTGATGCATGaattacattattatttataatttaggGTTACTAGCTAAAATAAATCTATATAAACAACAGTGGTAAGGCCTGATTTAAAAGAACTCAGTGCCAAAATGTGAAAAGTTGTTtacaaaaatgagagaaaatgtgGTTATAGCCCTTCAGTTTTTACTGTATCTGCTGTAGTCTCTGCTTCTTCTGTCTGTTCCTCCCCATCTCTATTTAATGTTGTTTGCATGTTACTTAATAGAGAATTTGGCTTTGTCTTCTAATGTATGTCTGCCAAAGCAAGCTGATAatctaatatttaaattaaaaaaccctaaacctttaaaataaattattattaatctTAGTAAGGTAGAATTAATACCTTGATTTTTGTCATGCATTGCCCGAGAAGGAGCAAACGTGGGGCTGTACTTAAAGACTGTACATGGGAAAAGTTCCTCTGTGGGGGTGGGAAGGGTTGTGTTGCTTCACCCAGCTTACAGGTGCACCAAAAATTCTGCAACTCATAGCAGGATTAAAGAAATACCTACCTTGCTCCCAGATAAATACACAGATCTTGGCAGAAGAGCATCTTCTGTGCTGTTGCTGGGAGCTGCTAACAGTCAGTTCAGGAGGAGGGAATGAGCAAATAGTTTGTGTTTAATCAGTTtcattttgtgaaagaaaatggagtGTTTGGTGCGTTGTTTGAGCTGGTGTACTTCCCTTGGACTTTAGGTTGTGTGTTAACAACAGACAAACTGGGAGTGGGAGGAAGGTACCTAGATCTGATATGTTGAACTTGCTCTTCTTCAGGAGCCTTTGGCTATTTTGAAGTCACTCATGATATCACCCAGTACTGTAAGGCAAAAGTGTTTGAGCACGTTGGGAAAAGGACTCCGCTTGCCATCCGCTTCTCCACTGTTGGTAAGGCTCGAAATCCACTTTGTGTCTTCTGCATGTGTGCCCTGAGAGCATGTTTGCATTGTGGGGCACTTAAGGGTGTCTGCAATGCTTGCTTCAACTTCTCTGAAATTCACTTCCATGGAAGACCTTAAGCAGCGTTTGCCCCTTTCTGTCAGAGCTCTCTGGAGACACTTTCCTGTCTGAAATGTGAGAGGGAGGGCAGCCCgagctgtttttttctgacagaaagCTCGCTTTGTTTCTGGTTGGATCACAATCAACACTTACAAGTTAAATACCTATGGTCTCTTATGCTGCAGGAATGTTTTGGGGATGAATGATGTAAACTAAATAccaggcaaagaaaaacaatcttcCATAAACAAACTCTGATTTCTTAGAGAATGTAATTCACAAACTAGCAAAATCTTAAATGCTGTTCGTTGAAGCTGATAGTGATCAATAGCTTGTCTGATAGAAAAAATATAGTTCATGATGTggatgtatttaaaagaaaagaaatcctaaTGAGGCTTCAGTTCTGGAAGTAttggagagaaaaaagtagTCTAGCAaggctcagggagctgctgactTTGGCCTATTGGCTGTTTCCAGTCTTAAATCCCTTAGGATTTAGGGTGTCCTGAGTGTTGTACAGGGTAAGGACACTGAGTTGAGTTTGAAATGTGgactgctgctggagcaggtcgctgcatccttccctgccctttgcCTGCCCTGTTTGGACatgtcccctccctgctcttctGGAATACATAAAGTTTTTAACGAGAGAATGAGCGTCCTACTGATTTCATCACAATTCAGCAGCATTAGCTGTTCTGAGCACTTGTGGAACACTTCTGCTCAGGTGTCGTGCTAAGCACTCGTGCTCTGGTCTGAATTCCCATTGAAAATCCCATCCTGGGTGAAGCAGGAGGAATTAAAAGGATTACAGCTCTTCCATAGTGTTTTATTAGGCACGCTGGTTAGATTGCTACCTTCCAGATGAGCGCTTTCCCACTGGGATTTGGCGCACAGAAACAAATGTGGGTTTAGATGATTCAGCCTTAAAATCTGATGATGTCTCTCTTAGCGATAATGCAAATTCCACTCTTAATTGGTTCAAGTGGATAtacttgttttttcctttttttaactgTGGCCTGAGTGTTTGGTTAGCTTTACACTTTGAAAACTCACAGTGGCTGCAGtattactgaaaatattcctACAATTCCTTGGTGTAGAAAAGACTGCAATAAACCTTTTAAGTTTTTATGGCCTATGTTCAGGTCATATTTGTATGCATTTCCTATCCTAACACTTCTGTGTGTTGATGTATTTCTTCAAGCTGGAGAATCTGGCTCAGCTGACACAGTTCGTGACCCCCGAGGCTTTGCCATGAAATTCTACACAGAGGATGGGAATTGGGATCTTGTGGGAAACAACACTCCCATCTTCTTTATTCGGGATGCAATGTTGGTGAGTAAGCACAAAAGGTGAGGGTACTCAAAGCCAAAGGTTCATTCACATCTTGTTTTGGCATCCCTCAGAGGCAAAAACTTGGTTGTTGGTCAGATTGTCTGAACATTTTTTACTTAGAAAGATGTTCTTAAacaaaagtaaagaaagaaCTAAAGCTTGATAACTTACATGGTTTCATACTTTTCACTTGAACTTTTCACTTCAAAAGCTTCTTGCCAattctttttattaaatctGGGGTTTTTGGTCTTTTGGCATAAGTTTGACAGCAGCTACAGAGGGGCTTTCCTTGAgtgcaggagctctgcacagaTATTTCATAGTATCTCTGCATTCATTTATGAGTCCCATAAACACAGATATACAAATCTGAACAGTTTTATCTCTCGCCTTATCAACCACAAAATGAAAGCATTCTTTATCTCTGTTTATTCTAATTGTGAATGTTTGACATTACCCTCACTTTACTGACTGGTctgtgaattaatttttttggcaGGAAGGGTATGGcagtggaagattttttttttcagtgatctTACAGCtttgtctttcatttattttttttttttctctttctcctcctccacttCTGGACAAATTAGTTTCCATCCTTCATCCATAGCCAAAAGAGGAACCCTCAGACTCATCTGAAGGATCCAGACATGGTGTGGGACTTCTGGAGTCTTCGCCCTGAGTCTTTGCATCAAGTAGGCTTCTCCCGTGACTTTATTTTGTATGATTAAGATAATCATGTTATGACAGCAGGTTTTTAACTCTCTCTTTTCCATGTTTGACTTAGAAGTCTACATAGTCTTATTTATATTGTgtttaaatatgattttaaattatCCATGCTTACTGGTGCTTACAGGGAGAGtcagttttatttcattaacaCCTAAAGTAGAAATTCCTCAAGGAATTCCTGACAACATTAACATGGCTCCCAGTGATGCAGATTAGCACAATAAACTTAGTCTGGAGTGAAGACTTTCTCCTTGATATGCTGAGCCCATGAATAGTGTTTGATCCTTCTCTTCAGGTGTCTTTCCTGTTCAGTGACCGTGGCATTCCCGATGGCTATCGCCACATGAATGGATATGGATCACACACCTTCAAACTGGTTAATGCTGATGGAAGAGCAGTTTACTGCAAATTCCATGCCAAggtattgatttttcttttttttttaattggaactATAAATCCTATTGGATAAAAACCATAAAGATCTGTGACTTTTCAAGTTTAATTCAGGCTCAAAGGTGTGTGGAGTCCTTGTTGAGTATCAGTTTCATACCTTTAACCAGTAGGAGAGGtatctttcttcttctgttcaTTTACTAGACTGTAAGAAACTCTTCTTTGGGCATCTGTCTCTTGGTAATGGAGCACTATGAGTGAACTGATTTTTATCTGGAAGGCAGCTACTATAAATCTAAACTCAAGTAACTAGAAGTTAGAACTTGGACAGTCTCATTCTTGGATTATAAGTCTTGTTAAAATCCATTCTTGATGAATCATCTCTGTAGTACTTTCTGCACGCTGTAACTGGTGCTTTTGTTGCTTTTAGACTGACCAGGGCATCAAAAACCTTTCTGTGGAAGAAGCAGGAAGATTGGCTTCTACTGATCCTGACTATGCCATACGGGACCTTTACAATGCCATTGCCAAGGGGAACTATCCTTCATGGTCCTTCTACATTCAGGTTATGACCTTTGAAGAAGCAGAGAAGTTCCCATTTAATCCTTTTGAT
This region of Motacilla alba alba isolate MOTALB_02 chromosome 5, Motacilla_alba_V1.0_pri, whole genome shotgun sequence genomic DNA includes:
- the CAT gene encoding catalase, which produces MADGRDDAANQLKHWKSQRGSQKPDALTTGAGNPIGDKLNILTVGPRGPLLVQDVVFTDEMAHFDRERIPERVVHAKGAGAFGYFEVTHDITQYCKAKVFEHVGKRTPLAIRFSTVAGESGSADTVRDPRGFAMKFYTEDGNWDLVGNNTPIFFIRDAMLFPSFIHSQKRNPQTHLKDPDMVWDFWSLRPESLHQVSFLFSDRGIPDGYRHMNGYGSHTFKLVNADGRAVYCKFHAKTDQGIKNLSVEEAGRLASTDPDYAIRDLYNAIAKGNYPSWSFYIQVMTFEEAEKFPFNPFDVTKVWPHGDYPLIPVGKLVLNRNPVNYFAEVEQMAYDPSNMPPGIEPSPDKMLQGRLFSYPDTHRHRLGPNYLQIPVNCPFRARVANYQRDGPMTVTDNQGGAPNYYPNSFTGPEDQPRLKESRMFASGDVQRFNSANEDNVTQVREFYLKVLNEEERQRLCKNIAHNLKDAQLFIQKRAVKNFTDVHPNYGACIQALLDKYNAEGGKKDVIRTYTQSATRMSVKERSNL